The Parafrankia irregularis genome contains a region encoding:
- a CDS encoding glycerol dehydrogenase, which translates to MLAVFGSPGRYVQGRDATAALGPEMARLGLTGPAVIVTSAAPLRLLEDTWRTSLDGAGIPYTVHLFGGECSDQEIDRVLSTARDPEATVIVGAGGGKVLDTARAAAAALDVPVVNCPTTASSDAPCSALSVVYSPDGAFERYLFYPRNPDLVLVDTTAIAAAPARLLVAGIGDAIATWYEARTVREARRANQLHGAQTASAGALAELCRRILFDDAAAAIRAVRAGAVTPAVERLVEANTLLSGLGFESGGLAVAHSVHNGLTVAAETHRFLHGEKVAFGLLVQLVVEGRAEDELAEVLAFCAQVGLPRTLAQVGLADPPIELLRSIAVRALAEGETAHNEPFDLDPPALVDAILAADAAGRASLSSRTSRATH; encoded by the coding sequence ATGCTCGCCGTGTTCGGGTCGCCGGGTCGTTACGTCCAGGGGCGGGACGCCACCGCCGCGCTCGGTCCCGAGATGGCCCGGCTCGGGCTCACCGGGCCGGCGGTGATCGTCACCAGCGCGGCACCGCTGCGGCTGCTGGAGGACACCTGGCGGACCAGCCTGGACGGCGCGGGCATCCCGTACACGGTGCACCTGTTCGGCGGCGAGTGCAGCGACCAGGAGATCGACCGGGTGCTCTCCACCGCGCGTGATCCGGAGGCGACGGTGATCGTGGGTGCCGGCGGCGGCAAGGTGCTCGACACCGCCCGGGCCGCGGCGGCGGCGCTCGACGTCCCGGTGGTGAACTGCCCGACGACCGCATCCAGCGACGCGCCGTGCAGCGCGTTGTCCGTCGTGTACTCCCCCGACGGAGCGTTCGAGCGTTACCTGTTCTATCCGCGCAATCCTGATCTGGTGCTGGTCGACACGACCGCGATCGCCGCGGCGCCGGCCCGGCTGCTGGTCGCCGGCATCGGCGACGCGATCGCCACCTGGTATGAGGCTCGCACCGTCCGGGAGGCCCGACGGGCCAACCAACTGCACGGTGCCCAGACGGCCAGCGCCGGTGCACTGGCCGAGCTGTGCCGACGGATCCTGTTCGACGACGCCGCGGCCGCGATCCGGGCGGTCCGGGCCGGGGCGGTGACCCCGGCCGTCGAGCGGCTCGTCGAGGCGAACACGCTGCTTTCCGGTCTCGGCTTCGAGTCCGGTGGTCTCGCGGTGGCCCACTCGGTGCACAACGGGCTGACGGTGGCGGCCGAGACCCATCGATTCCTGCACGGCGAGAAGGTCGCTTTCGGGCTGCTGGTCCAGCTGGTGGTGGAGGGGCGGGCGGAGGACGAGCTGGCCGAGGTCCTCGCGTTCTGCGCGCAGGTGGGGCTGCCCCGCACGCTGGCGCAGGTCGGGCTGGCTGATCCGCCGATCGAGCTGCTGCGAAGCATCGCCGTGCGGGCGCTCGCCGAGGGCGAGACCGCGCACAACGAGCCGTTCGATCTCGACCCGCCGGCGCTCGTCGACGCCATCCTGGCCGCGGACGCCGCCGGACGTGCCAGCCTCAGCAGCCGTACCAGCCGTGCCACCCACTGA
- a CDS encoding DUF1003 domain-containing protein, giving the protein MSVNTTARLAIRRGSGADRLDLPVDGRSPLISGRVDRESLSRGAETIARFLGTGRYLAIQTCVVIVWISLNVALPLLRWDPYPFILLNLAFSTQAAYAAPLILLAQNRQDDRDRAALTEDRAAAIRMREDTEFLAREVAALRLAQSDTATRQYLRGELSNQLESLRGDIETLLRASLVPASPAPLAAPAPQPALATPTLLATPNGSASRTARTNPATSSVFGTSTAASPTAGAASPDVAAATALVAHDDAAGGTGPDGGTGLPAARLPEATPPDGGTTTGHLFLPSRTSSRGGRKVPIRTTRARIRDT; this is encoded by the coding sequence ATGAGCGTCAACACCACTGCCCGCCTCGCGATCCGCCGCGGATCCGGCGCCGACCGGCTTGACCTGCCGGTCGACGGCCGATCCCCGCTGATCTCGGGCCGGGTGGACCGTGAATCTCTCAGCCGCGGCGCCGAGACCATCGCCCGTTTCCTGGGCACCGGGCGCTACCTGGCGATCCAGACCTGTGTGGTGATCGTCTGGATCTCGCTGAACGTGGCCCTGCCGCTCCTGCGGTGGGACCCTTACCCGTTCATCCTGCTGAACCTGGCCTTCTCGACCCAGGCCGCGTACGCCGCGCCGCTGATCCTGCTGGCGCAGAACAGGCAGGACGACCGCGACCGCGCGGCACTCACCGAGGACCGGGCCGCGGCCATCCGGATGCGGGAGGACACCGAGTTCCTGGCCCGCGAGGTCGCGGCCCTGCGACTCGCGCAGAGCGACACGGCGACCAGGCAGTACCTGCGCGGCGAACTGTCGAACCAGCTCGAGTCACTGCGCGGTGACATCGAGACACTGCTTCGCGCTTCACTCGTGCCGGCATCACCCGCACCGCTCGCGGCACCTGCGCCACAGCCCGCCCTGGCCACCCCAACCCTCCTGGCCACCCCGAACGGATCGGCGTCTCGGACGGCGCGGACGAACCCGGCAACATCATCCGTGTTCGGCACGTCAACCGCCGCCTCGCCGACAGCGGGCGCGGCGTCGCCGGATGTCGCTGCGGCAACAGCTCTCGTCGCTCACGATGACGCTGCTGGCGGCACCGGCCCCGATGGGGGAACCGGCCTGCCGGCCGCTCGGCTCCCCGAGGCCACGCCGCCGGACGGGGGTACCACTACGGGCCATCTTTTCCTCCCAAGCCGAACCAGCTCGCGGGGTGGACGAAAGGTACCCATCCGGACAACCCGAGCACGGATCCGAGACACGTGA
- a CDS encoding D-alanyl-D-alanine carboxypeptidase family protein produces MASSFLLAIAAAPTPAATASTTATATATTAAETAVNTTAAVAPVPPPWSLTAPAIPGEPQVGVVSPPTPAAALTAGEPTAPGNGSPGAAETSVPEPAGITAEAWMVADATSGAILAAHNPNLPDLPASTMKMLTALTVLPSLPPDRVVTISDEAARVDGTRVGLVPGVRYTVRDLATAMLIASGNDATVALVEAAGGRDTVLERMNRLAASLGAHDTVAGDPTGLDAPGQHTTAHDLAVIGRAVLNNPTVRAYLTIPRAVLPGRGDERFEIANHNTLLGTYEGTIGIKNGYTIAAGATFVGAAARDGRTLIVSLLRTAPTYATDAKALLDWGFAHAANVRPLGRLAEPARTDPATAAQAGAGTDTGTGGPGPAQAAGAAAGGEGRDGDSGSKENDRFRQAAAPADSGGGVGTATWVALAITVAVSALTLLGRTRRRADAVHRAPRPPARHGHHHRHRDGHRHSTRAHHPDHQEITVVPASGRTRATRPDGPTSHEANTARLRHGRLPAPAERRANGTDGVRPHPGPGTVHARPRSEGRRHLVGLPSLLPDAPLEGNGERGRTDTPPFGTARSPAP; encoded by the coding sequence GTGGCCTCGTCCTTCCTGCTCGCGATCGCCGCGGCGCCCACGCCGGCCGCGACGGCCTCGACGACGGCGACGGCGACGGCGACAACGGCCGCCGAGACGGCGGTGAACACAACCGCCGCAGTCGCGCCGGTCCCGCCGCCCTGGTCGCTCACCGCCCCGGCGATTCCCGGGGAGCCGCAGGTCGGGGTGGTGTCCCCGCCGACCCCCGCGGCCGCGTTGACAGCCGGCGAGCCGACGGCGCCTGGGAACGGCAGTCCAGGTGCCGCCGAGACATCCGTGCCGGAGCCCGCCGGCATCACCGCCGAGGCGTGGATGGTGGCGGACGCCACCAGCGGTGCCATCCTCGCGGCCCACAATCCGAACCTGCCCGACCTGCCCGCCAGCACGATGAAGATGCTCACCGCGCTCACCGTGCTGCCGAGCCTGCCTCCCGACCGCGTGGTGACGATCAGCGACGAGGCGGCGCGGGTCGACGGCACCCGGGTCGGGCTCGTCCCCGGAGTCCGCTACACCGTGCGCGACCTCGCCACCGCGATGCTCATCGCCAGCGGCAACGACGCGACGGTCGCGCTGGTGGAGGCGGCCGGCGGGCGCGACACCGTACTCGAGCGGATGAACCGGCTGGCCGCCAGCCTGGGCGCGCACGACACGGTGGCCGGCGATCCCACCGGCCTCGACGCGCCGGGGCAGCACACGACCGCCCACGACCTCGCGGTGATCGGCCGGGCGGTGCTGAACAATCCGACCGTGCGCGCGTATCTCACCATCCCACGGGCCGTGCTGCCCGGTCGGGGCGATGAACGCTTCGAGATCGCGAACCACAACACCCTGCTGGGGACCTACGAGGGGACCATCGGGATCAAGAACGGCTACACGATCGCGGCCGGTGCGACGTTCGTCGGCGCCGCGGCACGAGACGGGCGGACCCTCATCGTCTCCCTGCTGCGGACCGCGCCAACCTATGCGACAGACGCCAAGGCGCTGCTGGACTGGGGCTTCGCGCACGCGGCCAACGTCCGCCCGCTCGGCCGGCTGGCCGAGCCGGCACGCACGGATCCCGCGACAGCGGCGCAGGCCGGCGCGGGCACCGACACAGGGACCGGTGGGCCGGGCCCGGCACAGGCCGCCGGCGCCGCCGCCGGCGGCGAAGGCCGCGACGGCGACAGCGGCTCCAAGGAGAATGACCGATTCCGCCAGGCGGCGGCACCGGCCGACTCCGGGGGCGGCGTCGGCACGGCGACCTGGGTGGCACTCGCCATCACCGTCGCCGTGTCAGCCCTGACGCTCCTCGGCCGCACCCGACGCCGAGCCGACGCCGTCCATAGGGCCCCGCGTCCACCGGCCCGCCACGGCCACCATCACCGCCACCGAGACGGGCATCGACACAGCACCCGAGCGCACCATCCGGACCACCAGGAGATCACTGTCGTCCCGGCGTCCGGTCGGACCCGGGCAACTCGACCAGACGGGCCCACGAGCCACGAAGCGAACACCGCACGGCTTCGGCACGGACGTCTCCCCGCTCCAGCGGAGCGGCGCGCGAACGGGACGGACGGCGTGCGCCCGCACCCCGGGCCCGGCACCGTGCACGCCCGGCCGAGGTCCGAGGGCCGCCGACACCTCGTGGGGCTGCCGTCGCTGCTCCCTGACGCGCCGCTGGAGGGCAACGGGGAGCGCGGCCGAACGGACACTCCCCCGTTCGGCACCGCACGCTCACCTGCGCCCTGA
- the mdlC gene encoding benzoylformate decarboxylase — protein MSGESTVHDVTYQLLRSLGITTVFGNPGSTEQTFLQDFPSDFTYVLGLQEASVMAMADAFAQVTRRPALVNLHSSAGVGHSIGNLVSAFDAHTPLIVTAGQQHREMVIGEPFLSNREATNLPRPWVKWSYEPARAQDVPEAFMRACAIATQPPAGPVFLSIPLDDWNAPMTGPAVVRSVSTVCAPETERLRGFARRIRASRHPVLVFGPEVDRSGGWHAAIALAENLGVPVFGAALPDRVSFPEDHPLFQGRLGMSQKSVSDRLTGYDLVVVVGAAVFRYYPHVPGDILPAGTELLHITGDPAVAGAARVGDSVLGDARLAIELLTELLDAEAARAPRHPQHTHTQHTHTRHPQNRQPPQTRFQEQAQRRPPRHAPDRPQTTGGPLCADEVHAVINATRPRNAALVYESTSTIGEQVEWLPVIEPASFFANASGGLGWAVPAAVGVALGDRDRGVHRPVIGIIGDGAFQYSVQALWTATQHSLPIVFVVLQNNEYSILKSFAELERTAGVPGLDLPGLAIASLAHGFGCRAVDVSTRAELEKELTAALEADTTTVIVVPTRPQRASLR, from the coding sequence ATGAGTGGCGAGTCGACCGTTCATGACGTGACCTACCAGTTGCTGCGATCGCTGGGGATAACGACCGTCTTCGGTAATCCGGGCTCGACCGAGCAGACCTTCCTCCAGGACTTCCCGAGCGACTTCACCTACGTCCTCGGCCTGCAGGAGGCGTCCGTCATGGCGATGGCGGACGCGTTTGCACAGGTGACGCGGCGGCCGGCGCTGGTGAACCTGCACTCATCGGCGGGTGTCGGGCACTCCATCGGAAACCTCGTGTCGGCCTTCGACGCGCATACCCCACTCATCGTGACGGCCGGCCAGCAGCACCGCGAAATGGTGATCGGCGAGCCCTTCCTGAGCAATCGTGAGGCGACGAACCTGCCCAGACCCTGGGTGAAGTGGTCCTACGAGCCGGCCCGTGCACAGGATGTCCCCGAGGCGTTCATGCGCGCCTGTGCGATCGCGACCCAGCCCCCGGCGGGGCCGGTCTTCCTGTCCATTCCGCTCGATGACTGGAACGCCCCGATGACGGGACCGGCCGTGGTCCGCAGCGTGAGCACGGTGTGCGCGCCGGAAACCGAGCGCCTGCGTGGTTTCGCCCGACGTATCCGGGCCAGCCGGCACCCGGTTCTGGTGTTCGGGCCCGAGGTGGACCGTTCCGGTGGCTGGCATGCCGCCATCGCACTGGCCGAGAACCTGGGTGTGCCGGTCTTCGGCGCGGCCCTGCCCGACCGCGTCTCGTTCCCGGAGGATCACCCGCTTTTCCAGGGCCGGCTGGGCATGTCACAGAAGTCCGTCAGTGACCGGCTCACCGGGTACGACCTTGTTGTCGTCGTCGGTGCGGCGGTTTTCCGTTACTACCCCCATGTACCCGGCGACATCCTGCCGGCGGGGACCGAGCTGCTGCACATCACCGGCGATCCGGCCGTCGCCGGAGCGGCGCGGGTCGGCGACAGTGTTCTCGGTGACGCTCGGCTCGCCATCGAGCTTCTCACCGAGCTGCTGGACGCCGAAGCGGCCCGCGCTCCGCGGCACCCCCAGCACACCCACACCCAGCACACCCACACCCGGCATCCCCAGAACCGGCAGCCGCCGCAGACCCGGTTCCAGGAACAGGCCCAGCGGCGGCCACCGCGGCACGCACCGGATCGTCCGCAGACCACGGGCGGCCCGCTCTGCGCGGACGAGGTGCACGCGGTCATCAACGCCACCCGCCCACGAAACGCGGCGCTCGTCTACGAATCGACGTCCACCATCGGCGAACAGGTCGAATGGCTACCGGTGATCGAGCCCGCCTCGTTCTTCGCGAACGCCAGCGGCGGCCTCGGCTGGGCGGTTCCCGCCGCCGTCGGGGTGGCCCTCGGCGATCGGGATCGAGGGGTCCACCGCCCGGTCATCGGCATCATCGGCGACGGGGCCTTCCAGTACTCCGTGCAGGCGTTGTGGACGGCGACGCAGCACTCGCTGCCGATCGTCTTCGTCGTCCTGCAGAACAACGAGTACTCGATCCTCAAGTCCTTCGCGGAGCTGGAGCGCACGGCCGGCGTGCCCGGCCTCGACCTGCCCGGCCTGGCCATCGCGTCGCTGGCGCACGGCTTCGGCTGCCGGGCGGTCGACGTCTCCACCCGGGCCGAGCTGGAGAAGGAGCTCACCGCCGCGCTGGAGGCGGACACGACCACCGTGATCGTGGTGCCCACCCGGCCGCAGCGAGCCTCCCTGCGCTGA